Proteins encoded together in one Streptomyces sp. NA04227 window:
- a CDS encoding response regulator transcription factor translates to MPHTVLLVDDEPLVRAGLRAVLQAADGIEVVGEAQDGASVVPLVRQLRPDVVAMDVRMPLMDGIEATRAVLKTVPEPPKVLVITTFEEDELVYEALRAGAAGFLLKRARPAEIVHAVRLVAEGDSLLFPAAVRSLAARYAARSEATPAVLPGSQLTEREAEVLRLMARGLSNAEIAAQLVLGTETVKSHVSGVLAKLGARDRTQAVIAAYESGFVTPA, encoded by the coding sequence ATGCCGCACACCGTCCTGTTGGTAGACGACGAACCGCTGGTCCGCGCCGGTCTGCGGGCCGTCCTCCAGGCGGCGGACGGCATCGAGGTGGTCGGTGAGGCGCAGGACGGCGCTTCGGTGGTCCCGCTGGTGCGCCAACTGCGCCCCGATGTGGTCGCCATGGACGTACGGATGCCGCTGATGGACGGCATCGAGGCGACGCGTGCTGTACTGAAGACGGTGCCGGAGCCGCCGAAGGTCCTGGTGATCACGACGTTCGAGGAGGACGAGCTCGTCTACGAGGCCCTGCGCGCGGGCGCCGCGGGCTTCCTCCTCAAGCGGGCGCGGCCCGCCGAGATCGTGCACGCGGTGCGCCTGGTGGCCGAGGGCGACTCGCTGCTGTTCCCCGCCGCGGTGCGTTCGCTGGCGGCCCGCTACGCGGCACGGTCCGAGGCCACACCCGCCGTCCTGCCGGGTTCACAGCTCACCGAACGCGAGGCGGAGGTCCTGCGGTTGATGGCGCGCGGGCTGTCCAACGCGGAGATCGCCGCCCAACTCGTCCTGGGCACCGAGACGGTGAAGTCCCATGTGAGCGGCGTACTCGCCAAGCTCGGCGCCCGCGATCGCACACAGGCGGTCATCGCCGCCTATGAGTCCGGCTTCGTCACCCCGGCCTGA
- a CDS encoding sigma-70 family RNA polymerase sigma factor: protein MAIETATDVFEEYRPVLMGVAYRMLGRVADAEDVVQDAWLRWSGSDRCEAREPRAYLVRITVRRALDRLRQLQSRTEAYEGPWLPEPLVTDYGAATPDTDERALLADSVSLAVLVALESLSPPERAVFVLREAFGFAFADIAATLDRTESAVRQMARGARRHVEERRPSRDADPLQRRVMTQRFLAAATDGDREGLLALLAPGARLIEDSGARGGAPRRLVRTADRIAYFLLGGRTRPNSPPRARLVELNGGPGMVVEQGGVMDAALQLDVVDRRVECVYLMRDPDKLLSLAGV, encoded by the coding sequence GTGGCCATCGAGACTGCTACCGACGTCTTCGAGGAGTACCGCCCCGTTCTCATGGGGGTCGCCTATCGGATGCTCGGCCGGGTGGCCGACGCGGAGGATGTGGTCCAGGACGCCTGGCTCCGCTGGTCCGGCAGCGACCGCTGCGAGGCACGCGAACCTCGCGCCTACCTGGTGCGCATCACCGTCCGGCGCGCCCTCGACCGGCTGCGGCAGCTGCAGTCCCGCACGGAGGCGTACGAAGGGCCCTGGCTGCCCGAGCCGCTGGTGACCGATTACGGTGCCGCCACCCCCGACACCGACGAGCGTGCGCTGCTCGCCGACTCGGTCTCGCTGGCGGTGCTCGTGGCCCTCGAATCGCTGTCGCCTCCGGAGCGTGCGGTGTTCGTGCTCAGGGAGGCCTTCGGGTTTGCGTTCGCGGACATCGCGGCCACCCTCGACCGCACCGAGTCCGCGGTACGGCAGATGGCGAGGGGAGCCCGTCGACACGTGGAGGAACGGCGTCCCTCGCGCGATGCCGATCCCCTCCAACGGCGTGTGATGACCCAGCGTTTCCTCGCCGCCGCGACCGACGGCGACCGGGAGGGCCTGCTCGCGCTCCTCGCTCCGGGCGCGCGGCTCATCGAGGACAGCGGCGCCAGGGGCGGTGCACCCCGGCGACTCGTCCGCACCGCCGACCGGATCGCCTATTTCCTCCTGGGAGGCCGCACCCGGCCGAACTCGCCGCCCCGCGCCCGTCTGGTCGAACTCAACGGGGGCCCAGGGATGGTCGTCGAACAGGGCGGCGTAATGGACGCGGCGCTGCAACTCGACGTCGTCGACCGGCGGGTGGAGTGCGTGTACCTCATGCGCGACCCGGACAAGCTGCTGTCGCTCGCGGGCGTGTGA
- a CDS encoding alpha/beta fold hydrolase, producing MPATASFTVESPRGPQTASITYDRFGSGEPLLLLHGIGHHWQAWEPVIPALSAQYDVIAADLPGFGTSPGLPDGLDYDLPTITRVLAAFNRSLGIERPHVAGNSLGGLISLELGRQKEVRSVTALAPAGFYSAGELIYASRTLRAMRFGARNLPLSMIERLSRSAAGRSALASTIYARPGRRAPEAVVAETLALRNCIGFMPTLAAGHDLRFTDALAGLPVTIAWGNKDRILLPRQGIRAKRLIPDARLIRLPGCGHVPMNDDPALVARVILDTVAR from the coding sequence ATGCCCGCCACAGCCTCGTTCACCGTTGAATCTCCGCGCGGTCCGCAGACCGCCAGCATCACGTACGACCGCTTCGGCAGCGGCGAGCCGCTTCTGCTCCTGCACGGCATCGGGCATCACTGGCAGGCCTGGGAGCCGGTGATTCCGGCGCTCAGCGCGCAGTACGACGTGATCGCCGCGGATCTGCCCGGGTTCGGAACGTCGCCCGGTCTCCCGGACGGACTCGACTACGACCTGCCGACCATCACGCGGGTCCTCGCCGCCTTCAACCGGTCCCTCGGCATCGAGCGCCCGCACGTGGCGGGCAACTCCCTGGGCGGGCTGATCTCCCTGGAGCTCGGCCGCCAGAAGGAGGTGCGCTCGGTGACCGCACTCGCGCCCGCCGGTTTCTACTCCGCGGGCGAGCTGATCTACGCCTCGCGCACCCTGCGGGCCATGCGCTTCGGCGCCCGTAACCTGCCGCTGTCCATGATCGAGCGCCTGTCCCGCTCGGCGGCGGGCCGCTCGGCTCTGGCGAGCACCATCTACGCCCGCCCCGGCCGCCGCGCGCCGGAGGCCGTCGTCGCGGAGACGCTCGCGCTGCGCAACTGCATCGGCTTCATGCCGACCCTGGCGGCGGGCCACGACCTGCGCTTCACGGACGCACTCGCGGGCCTGCCGGTGACGATCGCCTGGGGCAACAAGGACCGCATCCTCCTCCCCCGCCAGGGCATCCGCGCCAAGCGCCTCATCCCCGACGCCCGCCTGATCCGCCTCCCCGGCTGCGGTCACGTCCCGATGAACGACGACCCGGCCCTGGTGGCCCGCGTCATTCTGGACACCGTCGCCCGATAG
- a CDS encoding cytidine deaminase yields the protein MTTQTHPVDHELVQAAAHVARTRCRGDNHTMAAAARAVDGRIVTAVNAYHFTGGPCAELVVLGAAAAQGAYELETIVAVGDRGRGVVPPCGRCRQVLLDYFPALKVVVGQGERLRTVTITDLLPESYVWADHQPTDEETPPHDTD from the coding sequence ATGACCACACAGACCCACCCTGTCGATCACGAACTCGTCCAGGCAGCGGCGCACGTCGCCCGTACGCGTTGCCGCGGCGACAACCACACCATGGCAGCCGCGGCCCGAGCAGTGGACGGCCGGATCGTCACCGCCGTGAACGCGTACCACTTCACGGGCGGCCCCTGCGCCGAGCTGGTCGTCCTCGGTGCGGCAGCCGCGCAGGGTGCCTACGAGCTGGAGACGATCGTCGCCGTGGGCGACCGCGGCCGAGGGGTCGTACCGCCCTGCGGCCGGTGCCGTCAGGTCCTGCTCGACTACTTCCCGGCCCTCAAGGTCGTCGTCGGCCAGGGTGAGCGCCTGCGAACCGTCACCATCACCGACTTGCTGCCCGAGAGTTACGTCTGGGCCGACCATCAGCCGACGGACGAGGAGACTCCGCCGCACGACACGGACTGA
- a CDS encoding MFS transporter translates to MTAPATPPLLRQPAFLALLLARVVSVLGNGFARVALAFAVLGLPGTGPGTLSLVLACQALPQLAFVLFGGVLADRMARARVMMSADVVGAGAYAALAALVLADRAPVPALCALAVVAGSATALFAPAMEGIVPLLVERDRLQRANGLLRMATNTSLVLGLALSGVTVALVGAGWALALNAASFVVSAALTALLPTNSRTAKRRSGWAELREGWREFAGRQWLWAVVCQFTVVVAALNAFLGVLGPLVAEERHGGARAWSLLVAAQALGTVAGAGLAARLRVRRPVLVAVLATFPYALPLLLLGTATPLWVTACAMFVSGVTGDVFAVLWSTTIQQRVPEAALSRVASYDLFGSLAFAPLGLLCAGPLAQLTGTSGALVGCGAAIVLATSAALLAPQVRALTTLPTAPGPGPATGVPLRPSAPATEASPPPTETAT, encoded by the coding sequence ATGACCGCCCCCGCCACTCCCCCACTCCTGCGTCAACCCGCCTTCCTCGCACTCCTCTTGGCCCGGGTGGTCTCGGTGCTCGGCAACGGGTTCGCTCGGGTGGCGCTCGCATTCGCCGTGCTGGGGTTGCCCGGCACCGGGCCCGGGACGCTGTCCCTGGTGCTGGCCTGTCAGGCGCTGCCCCAGCTCGCGTTCGTGCTCTTCGGCGGAGTGCTCGCCGACCGGATGGCCCGCGCGCGGGTGATGATGTCGGCCGACGTGGTGGGGGCCGGGGCGTACGCGGCGCTTGCGGCGCTCGTGCTCGCCGACCGGGCGCCGGTGCCCGCGCTGTGTGCGCTCGCGGTGGTCGCCGGTTCCGCCACGGCCCTGTTCGCCCCGGCCATGGAGGGCATCGTCCCGCTCCTGGTCGAACGCGACCGACTGCAACGGGCCAACGGGCTCCTGCGGATGGCGACCAACACCTCGCTGGTACTCGGTCTGGCCCTGTCCGGAGTGACGGTGGCGCTGGTCGGAGCGGGCTGGGCGCTCGCCCTCAACGCCGCGTCCTTCGTGGTCAGTGCCGCTCTCACCGCCCTCCTGCCCACCAACAGTCGTACGGCGAAACGACGTTCGGGCTGGGCCGAACTGCGGGAGGGCTGGCGGGAGTTCGCCGGGCGGCAGTGGCTGTGGGCGGTGGTCTGCCAGTTCACGGTGGTCGTGGCCGCGCTCAACGCGTTTCTGGGGGTGCTCGGACCGCTCGTGGCCGAGGAGCGGCACGGCGGGGCGCGGGCGTGGTCACTACTCGTCGCCGCGCAGGCACTCGGCACCGTCGCAGGCGCCGGTCTCGCCGCCCGGTTGCGGGTGCGCCGTCCGGTGCTCGTCGCGGTCCTGGCGACGTTTCCGTACGCACTGCCGCTGCTGCTGCTCGGGACCGCGACTCCGCTGTGGGTCACGGCCTGCGCCATGTTCGTCTCCGGCGTCACCGGCGACGTCTTCGCGGTGCTGTGGTCCACCACCATCCAGCAGCGGGTGCCGGAAGCGGCACTGTCCCGGGTCGCCTCCTACGACCTCTTCGGCTCCCTCGCCTTCGCCCCGCTCGGACTCCTGTGTGCCGGTCCGCTCGCGCAGCTCACCGGCACGTCCGGCGCGCTCGTCGGCTGCGGCGCGGCCATCGTCCTGGCCACCTCCGCCGCGCTCCTCGCACCACAGGTACGCGCACTCACCACGCTCCCGACCGCCCCCGGTCCCGGCCCGGCGACCGGCGTCCCGCTACGCCCCTCCGCCCCGGCCACCGAAGCTTCTCCCCCACCGACTGAGACAGCCACGTGA
- a CDS encoding VOC family protein: MPLDATSHVRIARPSRDLAAAEKFWREGLGLSVQFRTQGGTEPGEHDLLMLGWPGAAWHLELVHEPDHPVTPQPTEEDLLVLYVDEEVPQEAVARLEAHGGRRVLSPNPYWNEWGVTVEDPDGYRLVLCRRGWHNE, encoded by the coding sequence ATGCCCCTCGACGCCACCAGCCATGTGCGTATCGCCCGCCCCAGCCGTGACCTCGCCGCGGCGGAGAAGTTCTGGCGGGAGGGGCTGGGGCTCAGCGTGCAGTTCCGGACACAGGGCGGCACCGAACCGGGTGAGCACGACCTGCTGATGCTCGGCTGGCCCGGCGCAGCCTGGCACCTGGAACTCGTCCACGAGCCGGACCACCCGGTCACGCCGCAGCCCACCGAGGAGGACCTGCTCGTGCTCTACGTCGACGAAGAGGTGCCCCAGGAGGCGGTGGCCCGGCTGGAGGCCCACGGCGGTCGGCGGGTGCTGTCCCCGAACCCGTACTGGAACGAGTGGGGTGTGACGGTCGAGGACCCTGATGGCTATCGGCTGGTGTTGTGCCGGCGGGGGTGGCACAACGAGTGA
- a CDS encoding alkaline phosphatase, giving the protein MSFRSSLPAPGRRSVLRGSVAASAGLALPTLGAAAPAFARSGRPAASWGVQTGDVTTDSGLVWVRSDRPARMIVETSATESFRNPTRVRGPLLGPDTDFTGTTRLRGLPSGERIHYRVLLADPDDPRRTGEPVTGHFSTAPSRRRQDVRFVWSGDIAGQGWGINPELGGFTVFEDMRRLEPDFFLCSGDNIYADGPLTETVALPDGRIWRNLMTEEKAKVAETLAEYRGVYRYNRLDANLRAFSAEVPTIVQWDDHEVRNNWYPGQILDDERYTEKDVDVLAARSRRAFGEYYPLSTLRPGGQQDRVHRVLRHGPLLDVFVLDMRTYRNANSTNRQADDTTGLLGAEQLDWLKRELARSRAVWKVIAADLPLGIVVADGKTNYEAAAQGDPGAPLGRELQIAELLRFIKHRRITGTVWLTADVHYTSAQHYDPSRAAFKDFAPFWEFVSGPLAAGSFPTVALDGTFGPEQPFLKAPSKANVSPAETPQNYGEVEIDGASGELTVRLREEGRVLFTKVLQPGRVGQ; this is encoded by the coding sequence ATGTCATTCCGTTCGTCGCTCCCCGCGCCCGGCCGTCGCAGTGTCCTGCGCGGTTCCGTCGCCGCCTCGGCCGGGCTCGCCCTGCCCACGCTCGGCGCCGCGGCCCCCGCATTCGCCCGATCCGGGCGGCCCGCCGCCAGTTGGGGTGTGCAGACCGGTGACGTCACGACGGACTCCGGGCTCGTCTGGGTCCGCTCGGACCGGCCCGCCCGGATGATCGTGGAGACCTCGGCGACGGAGTCGTTCCGCAATCCGACCCGGGTGCGCGGGCCGCTGCTCGGCCCCGACACCGACTTCACCGGTACGACGCGTCTTCGCGGGCTGCCGTCGGGCGAGCGGATCCACTACCGGGTGCTGCTCGCGGACCCCGACGACCCGCGCCGTACCGGCGAACCGGTGACCGGCCACTTCAGCACCGCTCCGTCCCGTCGTCGCCAGGACGTCCGCTTCGTCTGGTCCGGGGACATCGCGGGCCAGGGCTGGGGCATCAACCCCGAACTCGGCGGCTTCACCGTCTTCGAGGACATGCGCCGCCTGGAACCCGACTTCTTCCTGTGCAGTGGGGACAACATCTACGCGGACGGCCCGCTGACCGAGACGGTCGCCCTGCCCGACGGCCGGATCTGGCGCAACCTCATGACCGAGGAGAAGGCGAAGGTCGCCGAGACCCTCGCCGAGTACCGGGGCGTCTACCGCTACAACCGTCTCGACGCCAACCTGCGCGCCTTCTCGGCCGAGGTGCCCACCATCGTCCAGTGGGACGACCACGAGGTCCGCAACAACTGGTACCCGGGGCAGATCCTGGACGACGAGCGGTACACGGAGAAGGACGTCGACGTCCTCGCCGCCAGGTCTCGGCGCGCCTTCGGCGAGTACTACCCGCTGTCCACGCTGCGGCCCGGCGGGCAGCAGGACCGTGTGCACCGCGTATTGCGGCACGGCCCGCTGCTCGACGTGTTCGTCCTGGACATGCGCACGTACCGCAACGCCAACTCCACCAACCGGCAGGCCGATGACACCACCGGGCTGCTGGGCGCCGAGCAACTCGACTGGCTGAAGCGTGAGTTGGCGCGTTCGCGGGCGGTGTGGAAGGTGATCGCGGCCGACCTGCCGCTGGGCATCGTGGTCGCGGACGGCAAGACGAACTACGAAGCCGCGGCGCAGGGCGACCCCGGCGCACCGCTCGGCCGAGAGCTGCAGATCGCCGAACTGCTGCGCTTCATCAAGCACCGTCGTATCACCGGCACGGTCTGGCTGACCGCGGACGTGCACTACACCTCCGCCCAGCACTACGACCCCTCGCGCGCCGCGTTCAAGGACTTCGCGCCGTTCTGGGAGTTCGTCTCGGGGCCGCTGGCCGCGGGCAGCTTTCCGACCGTCGCGCTGGACGGCACGTTCGGGCCCGAACAGCCCTTCCTCAAGGCCCCGTCGAAGGCGAACGTCTCCCCCGCCGAGACGCCGCAGAACTACGGCGAGGTCGAAATCGACGGCGCCAGCGGCGAGTTGACGGTCCGGCTCCGCGAGGAAGGCCGTGTGCTGTTCACCAAGGTGCTGCAGCCGGGTCGCGTCGGTCAGTAG
- a CDS encoding GNAT family N-acetyltransferase yields MTRQLSDTTPQPRPSRGFSALATLRSWWPRRHEHAPPTSHTEARPASSEATGQHGPAASASGAAAERTLWRLRTTVRDTPGALAAVCGALAERDVDILSLQTHPLAEGTVDEFLLRAPVDVSAGELTEALAAAGGTDTWMERADTHDLVDAPTRILSLATRTALDAAELPLALRQLLGRCTIRSVPTKSGSGDGGEAPVDSFDGTVMCLDTGQGGTLVIERPQLPFTPTEFARVRALVQLDTLLGPRLPEGRQTLSLPRGAEVTLRRADTSDVPAAKEMHERCSDRTLALRYHGPVGDADRYLNHLLSPRFGRTLAAETASGRIVALGHLLWDGDETEIALIVEDEWQRRGLGGELLGRLVAMAVQADCANVYVVTQSSNSGMVAAMRGLGLPLDYQVEEGTLVITATLGATPESVPSPVGQLHGPGGTATQA; encoded by the coding sequence ATGACTCGACAGCTGTCTGACACGACGCCTCAACCCCGCCCGTCCCGCGGTTTCTCCGCCCTCGCGACGCTGCGTTCGTGGTGGCCACGTCGCCATGAACACGCCCCGCCGACAAGCCATACCGAGGCCCGGCCCGCCTCCTCGGAGGCGACCGGGCAGCACGGTCCCGCAGCGTCCGCCTCCGGGGCGGCGGCCGAGCGCACGCTCTGGCGACTGCGGACGACCGTGCGCGACACCCCCGGTGCCCTCGCCGCCGTATGCGGAGCGCTGGCCGAGCGCGATGTCGACATTCTCAGCCTGCAGACCCACCCGCTGGCCGAGGGCACCGTGGACGAGTTCCTGCTCCGCGCGCCGGTCGACGTGTCGGCCGGCGAACTGACCGAGGCCTTGGCCGCAGCCGGGGGCACCGACACCTGGATGGAGCGGGCGGACACCCACGATCTGGTGGACGCCCCTACGCGGATCCTCTCGCTCGCCACCCGTACGGCCCTCGACGCGGCCGAACTCCCGTTGGCGCTGCGGCAGTTGCTGGGTCGGTGCACGATCCGTTCGGTACCCACCAAGTCCGGGAGCGGTGACGGCGGGGAAGCGCCCGTGGACTCCTTCGACGGCACGGTCATGTGCCTGGACACCGGGCAGGGCGGCACGTTGGTCATCGAGCGGCCCCAACTACCCTTCACGCCCACCGAGTTCGCCCGGGTGCGCGCGCTCGTCCAGCTCGACACCCTGCTCGGCCCCCGGCTGCCCGAGGGACGGCAGACCCTGTCGCTGCCGCGTGGCGCCGAGGTCACGCTGCGCCGGGCCGACACCTCCGACGTGCCCGCGGCCAAGGAGATGCACGAGCGCTGCTCCGACCGCACGCTGGCGCTGCGGTACCACGGGCCGGTCGGCGACGCGGACCGCTATCTGAACCATCTGCTGAGTCCGCGCTTCGGCCGCACGCTCGCCGCGGAGACCGCTTCGGGGCGCATCGTCGCCCTCGGTCATCTGCTGTGGGACGGCGACGAGACCGAGATCGCCCTGATCGTCGAGGACGAGTGGCAGCGCCGCGGACTCGGCGGCGAACTGCTCGGGCGGCTGGTGGCGATGGCCGTGCAGGCAGACTGCGCGAACGTGTACGTGGTGACGCAGTCCTCGAACTCCGGGATGGTCGCCGCGATGCGCGGCCTCGGCCTCCCCCTCGACTACCAGGTCGAGGAGGGCACCTTGGTGATCACCGCGACGCTCGGCGCCACCCCGGAGTCCGTGCCGTCCCCCGTCGGCCAACTGCACGGGCCGGGCGGGACGGCGACTCAGGCCTGA